A single genomic interval of Stieleria maiorica harbors:
- a CDS encoding PDZ domain-containing protein codes for MRIKSILCVAAMAGTSLAIPASHSTAQGIGQAITNQLGSGQLGSGQIDAGAGLNAGANATLQNRVGDTVGDAVRSGIDAATDQVRRGDSIRGAIGEGTRQAIRQGVDQATGQVLPNVNTRMRQRARLGIGLQNTDQGIRITNVTQGSAAAQAGLQAGDVVVSANGQAITSTDQLARIVRNADSNAQLNMNVMRNGQQQAVTATLAARQNQNDRYTARKPAIDGSANASAQYEARIKSLEDEVQQLRATIDELRGNYNRDQGGSADSQNRATQNNADVNLEGSAELDASADQTSAETSGSVDADAALDSGLDVDASGSASTDASLDNPLDN; via the coding sequence ATGCGTATTAAAAGTATTCTCTGCGTCGCGGCCATGGCCGGAACCTCACTGGCTATTCCCGCAAGCCATTCGACCGCACAAGGAATCGGTCAGGCGATCACAAACCAATTGGGCTCGGGACAATTAGGTTCGGGGCAAATCGATGCCGGCGCCGGTCTCAACGCGGGTGCCAATGCGACGCTGCAGAATCGCGTCGGAGACACCGTCGGTGATGCGGTCCGTTCCGGAATCGACGCCGCCACCGATCAGGTCCGCCGAGGTGACTCCATTCGCGGGGCGATCGGAGAAGGCACGCGGCAAGCGATCCGTCAAGGCGTGGACCAAGCCACCGGACAGGTGTTGCCCAACGTGAACACGCGGATGCGGCAGCGGGCACGACTGGGGATCGGTTTGCAAAACACCGACCAAGGCATCCGAATCACCAACGTCACCCAAGGCAGTGCCGCCGCACAAGCCGGGCTGCAAGCCGGTGACGTTGTGGTCAGTGCGAACGGCCAAGCGATCACGTCGACCGACCAACTGGCTCGAATCGTCCGCAACGCCGATTCGAACGCGCAGTTGAACATGAACGTGATGCGTAACGGTCAGCAACAAGCGGTGACCGCAACCTTGGCCGCGCGTCAGAATCAAAATGATCGCTACACGGCACGCAAGCCTGCCATCGACGGTTCGGCAAATGCGTCAGCGCAATACGAAGCTCGCATCAAGTCGTTGGAAGACGAAGTGCAGCAACTGAGAGCGACGATTGACGAACTGCGTGGCAATTACAACCGCGATCAAGGCGGATCGGCTGACTCGCAGAACCGAGCGACGCAGAACAATGCGGATGTGAATTTGGAAGGTTCAGCCGAGTTGGATGCTTCGGCCGATCAAACCTCGGCTGAGACGTCGGGATCGGTCGATGCAGACGCGGCGCTTGATTCCGGTCTGGACGTTGATGCCAGTGGATCCGCGTCGACGGACGCTTCGCTGGACAACCCGCTAGACAACTAA